Proteins co-encoded in one Ralstonia sp. RRA genomic window:
- a CDS encoding pilus assembly protein PilP, with protein sequence MMGQTMSRHRMPHLARIAPLCLVVVLGACGANADDELQQWMQQARQNISTTVPPLPQPKPYAPREYTTTKQTDPFSVQKVAELSRAQNESPEPNRRREPLEDYPLEAFKLLGTMKRNGETEGVVSVGDKTQHVHVGQYIGQNYGRIVRIGDQELTLRELVREGTTEWKEKMTTLKVQEGAQ encoded by the coding sequence ATGATGGGGCAGACCATGAGCCGCCACCGGATGCCGCATCTCGCTCGCATTGCGCCGCTGTGCCTGGTTGTTGTGCTGGGTGCCTGCGGCGCGAACGCCGATGACGAATTGCAGCAGTGGATGCAGCAAGCGCGCCAGAACATCAGCACGACCGTGCCGCCGCTGCCGCAGCCCAAACCTTACGCGCCGCGCGAATACACAACCACCAAGCAGACTGACCCGTTCAGCGTGCAGAAGGTGGCGGAACTTTCGCGCGCGCAGAACGAATCGCCAGAACCGAACCGCCGTCGCGAGCCGCTGGAAGACTATCCACTGGAGGCCTTCAAGCTGCTCGGGACGATGAAACGCAACGGCGAGACGGAAGGCGTCGTGTCTGTCGGGGACAAGACGCAGCACGTGCATGTGGGGCAGTACATCGGACAAAACTATGGTCGTATCGTCCGCATCGGCGATCAGGAACTCACCCTGCGTGAGCTGGTGCGTGAAGGCACGACCGAATGGAAAGAAAAAATGACTACCCTGAAAGTTCAGGAGGGCGCGCAATGA
- a CDS encoding type 4a pilus biogenesis protein PilO translates to MALSTDISLEDLVSQFRGLNLNEPETWPIAPRILFMILAAVLVIVLGWQFYWSGKFDERDAKRTEQEQLKSAYQSKLAQVVNLEALRKQKAEVEQRVAKLELQLPNKTEMDALLADVNHAGIARGLTFDLFRPSAAVVKPYYAEIPVAVKVNGRYHDMALFAADVAALSRIVTLQNVSLTGNKDGSMVMEARAEAYRALDPDEQAAQRKANAAAKGGAK, encoded by the coding sequence ATGGCGCTTTCGACTGATATCTCGCTGGAAGACCTGGTCAGCCAGTTCCGTGGGCTGAACCTGAACGAGCCGGAAACGTGGCCGATCGCGCCACGCATCCTGTTCATGATCCTTGCTGCTGTGCTTGTGATCGTGCTGGGCTGGCAGTTCTACTGGAGTGGCAAGTTCGACGAGCGCGATGCCAAGCGCACCGAGCAAGAGCAACTGAAGTCTGCCTACCAGAGCAAGCTCGCTCAGGTGGTGAACCTCGAGGCACTGCGCAAGCAGAAGGCCGAGGTGGAGCAGCGCGTTGCCAAGCTCGAACTGCAGCTGCCCAACAAGACCGAGATGGATGCGCTGCTGGCCGACGTCAACCACGCCGGTATCGCGCGCGGGCTGACGTTCGACCTGTTCCGTCCGTCTGCTGCTGTGGTCAAGCCGTATTACGCCGAGATCCCCGTCGCCGTGAAGGTCAACGGCCGCTATCACGATATGGCGTTGTTTGCTGCTGACGTGGCCGCGCTGTCGCGGATCGTCACGCTGCAGAACGTGTCGCTGACCGGCAACAAGGACGGCAGCATGGTGATGGAAGCGCGCGCAGAAGCGTATCGCGCGCTCGATCCGGATGAGCAGGCTGCTCAGCGCAAGGCCAACGCAGCCGCCAAGGGAGGCGCCAAATGA
- a CDS encoding PilN domain-containing protein has protein sequence MANESVNALPSVNLLPYHAERRADKRKKVFMSLGAAAAAGAVMVFLGGMVIDHQTEEAQRINGVLTQKNAEMDKQIVEVNTLKKDIEDLLQRQQAVESLQNERNRPVQLLEELVRQVPEGVYLTALKQDGDKFTISGVAQSNERVSDLLRNLGSVPWLDHAELGESVATTMTNNLKEQRRLFNFTVRFQWKAEPATPAKPGAAGVGAGK, from the coding sequence ATGGCCAACGAAAGCGTCAACGCGCTCCCGAGCGTCAACCTGCTGCCGTATCACGCCGAGCGACGTGCAGACAAGCGCAAGAAAGTCTTCATGAGCCTGGGCGCCGCGGCGGCTGCGGGCGCTGTGATGGTGTTCCTGGGCGGCATGGTGATCGATCACCAGACCGAAGAGGCGCAGCGTATCAATGGTGTTCTCACGCAGAAGAACGCGGAGATGGACAAGCAGATCGTCGAGGTGAACACCCTCAAGAAAGACATCGAAGATCTGCTGCAGCGCCAGCAGGCCGTCGAGAGCCTGCAGAACGAACGCAACCGCCCGGTACAGTTGCTGGAAGAGCTGGTGCGTCAGGTGCCGGAAGGTGTCTACCTGACCGCGCTTAAGCAGGACGGTGACAAGTTCACGATTTCCGGTGTGGCGCAGTCGAACGAGCGCGTGTCGGACCTGCTTCGTAACTTGGGTTCGGTGCCTTGGCTGGATCACGCCGAGCTGGGCGAATCCGTCGCCACCACGATGACGAACAACCTGAAGGAGCAGCGTCGCCTGTTCAATTTCACCGTTCGCTTTCAGTGGAAGGCTGAGCCGGCAACTCCGGCCAAGCCCGGTGCGGCCGGCGTAGGGGCAGGGAAATAA
- a CDS encoding type IV pilus biogenesis protein PilM codes for MSGLLRRNIVGIDIGSSSVKVVELSANGKQGDFRLEKCASELIERSAVADGNLVNIDAVGSALKRAIAKAGIRSKDAVLAIPSSLTESQTVSLPDNLTEDELFVQVESEANRLFPPSQNVNFDYVVIGPAETEGGIGVRVTATVSERVTERVTAAEMAGLKPVVMDVEENAIQRAMTHMLAVKQDAAETEMRDMPVVAMFHLGGARSHALFYQGWKELYEQPLSGSGDQLTQSISRLFSLDLLKAEVKKRKNTLPDEYRSQLLKPSLETLAMEISQAIQNFMSTSSVGRVDEIVLSGGHASLLGVQTAIQQQTQINTTLANPFANMGAAKNVNARYLQRDLPAYIVSAGLALRGLQ; via the coding sequence TTGTCCGGCCTGCTGCGCCGCAATATCGTCGGGATTGATATCGGGTCTTCCAGCGTCAAAGTGGTGGAGCTATCCGCCAATGGCAAGCAGGGGGATTTCCGTCTCGAAAAATGCGCCAGCGAGCTGATTGAACGCAGTGCCGTCGCTGACGGCAATCTGGTCAATATCGATGCGGTGGGCAGCGCGCTCAAGCGCGCCATCGCCAAGGCTGGCATCCGCAGCAAGGATGCCGTATTGGCCATTCCTTCCAGCCTGACGGAATCGCAAACCGTCAGCCTGCCTGACAACCTGACCGAAGACGAGCTCTTCGTGCAGGTCGAGAGCGAGGCCAACCGGCTGTTTCCGCCCTCACAGAACGTCAATTTCGACTATGTCGTGATCGGTCCGGCCGAAACGGAGGGCGGGATCGGCGTGCGCGTGACGGCAACGGTGTCCGAGCGTGTGACCGAGCGCGTGACCGCTGCCGAGATGGCCGGCCTGAAGCCGGTTGTCATGGATGTGGAAGAAAACGCCATCCAGCGCGCCATGACCCATATGCTCGCGGTCAAGCAGGACGCCGCCGAAACCGAGATGCGCGACATGCCCGTAGTGGCGATGTTCCATCTGGGCGGCGCCCGTTCGCACGCACTGTTCTACCAAGGCTGGAAGGAGCTGTATGAGCAACCCCTGTCTGGCTCGGGCGACCAGCTCACGCAGAGCATCTCGCGCCTGTTCTCGCTCGACCTGCTCAAGGCTGAGGTGAAGAAGCGCAAGAACACGCTGCCCGACGAATACCGCAGCCAACTGCTCAAGCCGTCGCTGGAGACGCTGGCGATGGAAATCAGCCAGGCCATCCAGAACTTCATGTCGACCTCGAGCGTTGGCCGGGTCGATGAGATCGTGCTCTCGGGCGGCCATGCATCGCTACTGGGCGTGCAGACCGCCATTCAGCAGCAGACGCAGATCAACACGACGCTGGCCAACCCGTTTGCCAACATGGGGGCGGCCAAGAACGTCAATGCGCGCTATCTGCAACGCGATCTGCCGGCGTACATCGTCAGCGCGGGCCTGGCCCTGCGCGGGCTGCAATAA
- a CDS encoding penicillin-binding protein 1A, giving the protein MATAQTTPASPKPPKARRPLWARLLLWMFGLFVAMGVVGALLVGYALLVAAPNLPSLDVITDYRPKIPLRVYTADNVLIGEFGEERRSFVPIAQIPDVMKRAVLAIEDDRFYEHGGVDFVGVLRAGLANLHGGLSQGASTITMQVARNFFLSSEKTFTRKIYEMLLSYKIEASLSKDQILELYMNQIYLGQRAYGFASAEQIYFGKNIKDITLAEAAMLAGLPKAPSAYNPVVNPKRAKVRQEYILQRMRDLHYITPEQYTQAINEQLPVRSEGHEFDVHAEYVAEMVRQLMYAQYREETYTRGLNVYTTLRKGDQDVAYQSVRRGILDYERRHGYRGPEAFIDLPADADDREQAIDDALLEHPSSDDLQSAVVVSVAPKLVRATMLSGETIDLAGDGLKFAQAALSANAQPKIKLRAGAVIRVIQDTKTQKWSITQLPEVASGFVSLDPQTGAIYSMVGGFDFNRSKFNHVTQAWRQPGSSFKPFIYSAAVDKGFSPSTVINDAPLSIPTGDTGGQVWEPKNYGGGYDGPMTMRRALQKSKNLVSVRILRTIGTQYAQQYITRFGFEADKHPAYLPMALGAGSVTILQMAGAYSVFANGGYRVNPYIIDRVVDARGTVIQQAHPMTAAKDAVRVIDPRNDFIMDSLLRSVVANGTGYLAKQKLGRTDMAGKTGTTNDSFDAWFCGYTPKLVGVAWMGYDNPRSLGDRETGGGLALPIWINYMGYALKGQPETDRQAPEGVVQMAGDWAYEEYANGQGIASVGLGDAMPGASAPGGDQPQQQQPGVNLAPTPEQEKQKILDMFRGN; this is encoded by the coding sequence ATGGCTACTGCCCAAACCACCCCAGCTTCGCCCAAGCCGCCCAAAGCCCGCCGCCCGCTGTGGGCGCGCCTGCTCCTCTGGATGTTCGGCCTGTTCGTTGCCATGGGGGTCGTCGGGGCGCTGCTGGTGGGCTATGCCCTGCTGGTGGCCGCGCCGAACCTGCCGTCGCTCGACGTCATCACCGATTACCGGCCGAAGATTCCGCTGCGCGTGTACACCGCCGACAACGTCCTGATTGGCGAGTTCGGCGAAGAACGCCGCAGCTTCGTGCCCATCGCGCAGATCCCCGACGTGATGAAACGCGCGGTGCTCGCCATCGAGGACGACCGTTTCTATGAGCACGGCGGCGTGGACTTCGTTGGCGTGCTGCGCGCGGGCCTGGCCAACCTGCACGGCGGCCTGTCGCAGGGCGCGTCGACCATCACCATGCAGGTGGCACGCAACTTCTTCCTCTCGAGCGAGAAGACGTTCACGCGCAAGATCTACGAGATGCTGCTCTCGTACAAGATCGAAGCCAGCCTGAGCAAGGATCAGATCCTCGAGCTCTATATGAACCAGATCTACCTCGGCCAGCGCGCGTACGGCTTTGCCAGCGCCGAGCAGATCTACTTCGGCAAGAACATCAAGGACATCACCCTGGCCGAAGCTGCCATGCTGGCCGGCCTGCCCAAGGCGCCGTCGGCGTACAACCCGGTGGTGAACCCGAAACGCGCCAAGGTGCGTCAGGAATACATCCTGCAGCGCATGCGCGACCTGCACTACATCACGCCGGAGCAGTACACCCAGGCCATCAACGAGCAACTGCCGGTGCGCAGCGAGGGCCATGAATTCGACGTGCACGCCGAGTACGTGGCGGAAATGGTTCGCCAGCTCATGTATGCGCAGTACCGCGAAGAGACCTACACGCGCGGCCTGAATGTCTACACGACGCTGCGCAAGGGCGATCAGGACGTGGCCTACCAATCGGTGCGCCGCGGCATCCTCGACTATGAGCGCCGTCACGGCTACCGTGGCCCCGAGGCCTTCATTGATCTACCGGCAGACGCGGATGACCGCGAACAGGCCATCGACGACGCCCTGCTCGAGCACCCGAGCAGCGACGATCTGCAATCCGCCGTTGTGGTGAGCGTGGCGCCGAAGCTGGTGCGCGCGACGATGCTGTCGGGCGAAACAATCGATCTGGCGGGCGATGGCCTGAAATTCGCACAGGCTGCGCTGTCGGCCAACGCACAGCCGAAGATCAAGCTGCGTGCGGGCGCGGTCATCCGCGTCATCCAGGACACCAAGACGCAGAAGTGGTCGATCACGCAGTTGCCGGAAGTGGCCTCGGGCTTTGTCTCGCTGGACCCGCAGACGGGCGCGATCTACTCGATGGTCGGCGGCTTCGACTTCAACCGCAGCAAGTTCAACCACGTCACGCAGGCGTGGCGCCAGCCGGGTTCGAGCTTCAAGCCGTTCATCTACTCGGCGGCGGTGGACAAGGGCTTCTCGCCATCCACGGTGATCAACGATGCGCCGCTGTCGATCCCGACCGGCGACACCGGCGGCCAAGTGTGGGAGCCGAAGAACTACGGCGGCGGCTACGACGGCCCGATGACGATGCGCCGCGCGCTGCAGAAGTCGAAGAATCTGGTGTCCGTGCGGATCCTGCGCACCATCGGCACGCAGTACGCACAGCAATACATCACACGCTTTGGCTTTGAGGCTGACAAACACCCCGCCTACCTGCCGATGGCACTGGGCGCGGGCTCGGTGACGATCCTGCAGATGGCCGGTGCCTATTCGGTGTTCGCCAACGGCGGCTACCGCGTAAATCCGTACATCATCGATCGCGTGGTTGATGCGCGCGGCACCGTCATCCAGCAGGCACACCCGATGACGGCCGCCAAGGACGCCGTGCGTGTGATCGATCCGCGCAACGACTTCATCATGGACTCGCTGCTGCGCAGTGTCGTAGCGAACGGCACGGGCTACCTTGCCAAGCAGAAGCTCGGCCGTACCGACATGGCCGGCAAGACCGGCACCACCAACGACTCGTTCGATGCCTGGTTCTGCGGCTACACGCCCAAGCTGGTCGGCGTGGCCTGGATGGGCTATGACAACCCGCGCAGCCTGGGCGACCGCGAAACCGGTGGCGGCCTGGCCTTGCCGATCTGGATCAACTACATGGGTTACGCCCTGAAGGGCCAGCCCGAGACGGATCGCCAAGCGCCTGAAGGTGTGGTGCAGATGGCCGGCGACTGGGCCTATGAGGAATACGCCAACGGCCAAGGTATCGCCTCGGTGGGCCTGGGCGACGCGATGCCGGGCGCCTCGGCACCGGGCGGCGACCAGCCGCAACAGCAGCAGCCGGGCGTCAACTTGGCGCCGACGCCGGAACAGGAGAAGCAGAAGATTCTCGACATGTTCCGCGGCAACTGA
- the cyaY gene encoding iron donor protein CyaY, giving the protein MPPLTESEFLALADAELSRIESIVEIAADKADADIEVSRVGNVLTLEFDDGSKIIINSQAPMQELWVAARAGGFHFRHTDSRWTDTRSGEELYVALSRYVSQQCEVDVTLAAN; this is encoded by the coding sequence ATGCCCCCCCTGACCGAATCGGAGTTCCTGGCGCTGGCCGACGCGGAGCTTTCCCGCATCGAAAGCATCGTCGAGATTGCCGCTGACAAAGCTGACGCCGACATTGAAGTCAGCCGTGTCGGCAACGTGCTGACGCTCGAATTCGACGATGGCTCCAAGATCATCATCAACAGCCAGGCGCCGATGCAGGAACTGTGGGTGGCTGCGCGTGCCGGCGGATTCCATTTCCGCCACACCGACAGCCGCTGGACGGACACCCGTAGTGGCGAAGAACTGTACGTTGCCCTATCGCGTTATGTCAGCCAGCAGTGCGAAGTGGATGTGACGCTGGCGGCCAACTAA
- a CDS encoding lipoprotein, with translation MTRIAAIVATVGLTLTAAGLSGCGIRGPLYMPKVPPAPTAPQTTDPGIAGPNAVPQPPVPGAKPAADAASAVPANR, from the coding sequence ATGACACGAATCGCCGCCATTGTAGCCACTGTCGGCCTGACCCTGACGGCCGCAGGTCTATCCGGCTGCGGGATTCGCGGGCCGCTTTACATGCCCAAGGTGCCGCCGGCGCCGACCGCACCCCAGACAACCGACCCTGGCATCGCTGGCCCGAACGCCGTACCGCAGCCGCCGGTGCCTGGCGCCAAACCTGCGGCAGACGCCGCCAGTGCGGTGCCCGCCAACCGCTGA
- the lysA gene encoding diaminopimelate decarboxylase, which produces MSESLIRQDGALMIEGVALDAIAAQFGTPTYVYSRAALTANYRAYAAACEGRNAHVQYAMKANSNLAVLQVFAQLGAGFDIVSAGELKRVLAAGAPASKVVFSGVGKSADEMRFALEVGVACFNVESIPELHRLNDVAASMSKIAPVSLRINPDVDAKTHPYISTGLKGNKFGVAFDEVLPTYRAAAAMPNLRVVGIDCHIGSQITEVSPYLDALDKVLDVVTKLDAEGIRLSHIDVGGGLGITYTDETPPDITAFARTLLDRVEQRGFGDRTVLFEPGRSLVGNAGLLLTRVEYLKPGASKNFCIVDAAMNDLARPAMYEAYHHIVAVREGESAPVVYDVVGPVCESGDWLGRDRSLAVQAGDLLAILSAGAYGFTMSSNYNTRNRAAEVIVDGDKVHLARERERFEDQIRGEHLLPA; this is translated from the coding sequence ATGTCCGAGTCCCTGATCCGCCAGGACGGCGCCCTGATGATCGAAGGCGTCGCGCTCGACGCGATAGCCGCGCAGTTCGGCACGCCCACCTACGTGTATTCGCGCGCTGCGCTCACAGCCAACTATCGCGCCTACGCCGCTGCGTGCGAGGGTCGCAACGCGCATGTGCAGTACGCGATGAAGGCCAACTCGAACCTGGCCGTGCTGCAGGTCTTCGCGCAACTGGGCGCGGGCTTCGACATCGTCTCGGCCGGTGAACTCAAGCGTGTGCTGGCTGCCGGCGCACCGGCCTCGAAGGTGGTGTTCTCGGGCGTGGGCAAGAGCGCGGATGAAATGCGCTTCGCGCTGGAAGTCGGCGTGGCGTGCTTCAACGTGGAGTCGATTCCCGAGCTGCACCGCCTGAACGACGTGGCCGCATCGATGAGCAAGATCGCACCCGTGTCGCTGCGCATCAACCCGGACGTGGACGCCAAGACGCACCCGTACATCTCGACGGGCCTGAAGGGCAACAAGTTCGGCGTGGCCTTCGACGAAGTGCTGCCGACCTACCGCGCCGCCGCAGCCATGCCGAACCTGCGCGTGGTCGGCATCGACTGCCATATCGGCTCGCAGATCACCGAGGTGTCGCCGTACCTGGATGCACTGGACAAGGTGCTCGACGTGGTGACCAAGCTCGATGCCGAGGGCATCCGCCTGTCGCACATCGACGTGGGCGGCGGCCTGGGCATCACCTACACCGACGAGACGCCGCCGGACATCACCGCCTTCGCACGCACGCTGCTGGACCGCGTCGAACAGCGTGGTTTTGGCGATCGCACCGTGCTGTTCGAGCCGGGCCGCTCGCTGGTCGGCAACGCCGGCCTGCTGCTCACACGCGTGGAATACCTCAAGCCTGGCGCTTCCAAGAACTTCTGCATCGTCGATGCGGCGATGAACGATCTGGCCCGCCCAGCCATGTACGAGGCGTATCACCACATCGTTGCGGTGCGCGAAGGCGAGAGCGCACCGGTCGTCTACGACGTGGTCGGCCCGGTGTGCGAATCGGGCGACTGGCTCGGCCGTGATCGTTCGCTGGCGGTGCAGGCAGGTGACTTGCTGGCGATCCTGTCGGCCGGCGCGTACGGCTTCACGATGAGCTCGAACTACAACACGCGCAATCGCGCGGCGGAAGTCATCGTGGATGGCGACAAGGTGCACCTGGCGCGTGAACGCGAGCGCTTTGAAGACCAGATCCGCGGCGAGCATCTGCTCCCGGCATAA
- the msrQ gene encoding protein-methionine-sulfoxide reductase heme-binding subunit MsrQ, protein MKLLPPMLSPKQLRVMKIAVWLLALVPFLRIVFLGATDQFGANPLEFVTRSTGTWTLVLLCCTLAVTPLRRLTGMNWLIRIRRMLGLFTFFYGTIHFLIWLLVDRGLDPASMLKDIVKRPFITVGFAAFVLMIPLAATSTNAMVKRLGGKRWQWLHRLVYVTGVLGILHYWWHKAGKHDFAEVSIYAAVMAVLLGLRLWWAWRGARQGAMAAGAMPARD, encoded by the coding sequence ATGAAACTGCTGCCGCCCATGCTGTCGCCCAAGCAACTGCGCGTGATGAAGATCGCCGTGTGGCTGCTGGCGCTCGTGCCGTTCCTGCGCATCGTGTTCCTGGGTGCGACTGATCAGTTCGGGGCGAACCCGCTGGAGTTCGTCACGCGCTCGACCGGCACGTGGACGCTGGTGCTGCTGTGCTGCACGTTGGCCGTCACGCCGCTGCGCCGGCTCACGGGCATGAACTGGCTGATCCGCATTCGTCGCATGCTGGGTCTGTTCACGTTCTTTTACGGCACGATCCATTTCCTGATCTGGCTGCTGGTGGATCGCGGGCTCGACCCGGCGTCGATGTTGAAGGACATCGTCAAGCGTCCGTTCATCACGGTGGGCTTCGCGGCCTTCGTGCTGATGATTCCGCTGGCGGCGACGTCCACCAACGCGATGGTCAAGCGCCTGGGCGGCAAGCGCTGGCAGTGGCTGCACCGTCTCGTGTATGTGACCGGCGTGCTCGGCATCCTGCACTACTGGTGGCACAAGGCCGGCAAGCACGACTTTGCGGAAGTGTCGATCTACGCTGCGGTGATGGCGGTGCTGTTGGGGCTGCGTCTGTGGTGGGCATGGCGTGGCGCGCGGCAAGGTGCGATGGCGGCCGGCGCAATGCCCGCGCGTGATTGA
- the msrP gene encoding protein-methionine-sulfoxide reductase catalytic subunit MsrP has product MLIKTDRWLHGEDIPASEITPQHIFEQRRRFLAAAAMGAAGATLAPWASREAFAANAPLAKLAAKSNPAYTTVEKATPYDQVTTYNNFYEFGTDKSDPARYAGTLRPHPWQVSVEGLVKTPKTYDLDDLMKLAPMEERVYRLRCVEGWSMVIPWVGFPLAELIKRVEPQGSAKYIQFISLADKRQMPGVTSPVLEWPYSEGLRLDEAMHPLALLTFGLYGQVLPNQNGAPVRVILPWKYGFKSAKSIVKIRFVDKQPPTSWNIAASNEYGFYSNVNPTVDHPRWSQATERRIGEDKGGFGGLFAPKRKTLMFNGYDQVAPLYAGMDLRKNF; this is encoded by the coding sequence ATGCTGATCAAGACCGACCGCTGGCTGCACGGTGAAGACATCCCCGCCAGCGAGATCACCCCGCAGCACATCTTCGAGCAGCGCCGCCGCTTCCTGGCCGCTGCTGCCATGGGCGCGGCTGGCGCGACGCTGGCGCCGTGGGCATCGCGCGAGGCTTTCGCCGCCAATGCGCCGCTGGCCAAGCTGGCCGCCAAGTCCAACCCGGCCTACACCACGGTCGAGAAGGCTACGCCGTACGACCAAGTCACCACGTACAACAACTTCTACGAGTTCGGTACCGACAAGTCCGACCCGGCGCGCTATGCCGGCACGCTGCGCCCGCACCCCTGGCAGGTCAGCGTGGAAGGGCTGGTGAAGACGCCCAAGACGTATGACCTGGACGACCTGATGAAGCTCGCCCCGATGGAAGAGCGCGTCTACCGCCTGCGCTGCGTCGAGGGCTGGTCGATGGTGATTCCGTGGGTCGGCTTTCCGCTGGCGGAGCTGATCAAGCGCGTGGAGCCGCAGGGCAGCGCCAAGTACATCCAATTCATCTCGCTGGCCGACAAGCGCCAGATGCCCGGCGTCACCAGCCCCGTGCTGGAGTGGCCGTACAGCGAGGGCCTGCGCCTGGACGAGGCGATGCATCCGCTCGCGCTGCTCACGTTCGGCCTCTACGGTCAGGTGCTGCCGAACCAGAACGGCGCGCCCGTGCGCGTGATCTTGCCGTGGAAGTACGGCTTCAAGAGCGCCAAGTCCATCGTGAAGATCCGCTTTGTCGACAAGCAGCCGCCCACCAGCTGGAACATCGCCGCGTCCAATGAATACGGCTTCTACTCCAACGTGAACCCGACCGTGGATCACCCGCGCTGGAGCCAGGCCACCGAGCGCCGCATCGGCGAGGACAAGGGCGGCTTCGGCGGCCTGTTCGCGCCCAAGCGCAAGACGCTGATGTTCAACGGCTACGACCAGGTCGCGCCGCTGTATGCGGGTATGGACCTGCGCAAGAACTTCTGA
- a CDS encoding anti-sigma factor, translating to MSADVSHTAIHIDELHAYADGRLAAARRAVVEAYLAAHPGAAAEVAGWRKTDAQLHRALDPLLNAPVPPRRIPAAILAAAQQPQPARGFGTMRGWSVLALGVACLMIGTGAGWLGRGALDHTVPMQRFANDALVSHVVYSPESKHMVEVPANEEAHLVTWLSRRLDAQLHIPDLTPLGYRLIGGRQTVSADMPTAMLMYEGPDGTRISVQLRRMPNNRDTGFRLETLAPDNRVLQAIHPAVDHPPPMAFYWADHGLGFAVSGPLARAQLLEVAQAVYRQYSEFTGPASKKE from the coding sequence ATGTCTGCCGATGTTTCCCACACCGCCATCCACATCGACGAGCTCCACGCTTACGCCGACGGCCGCCTGGCTGCTGCGCGCCGTGCTGTTGTGGAGGCGTATCTTGCCGCACACCCCGGCGCCGCCGCCGAGGTGGCCGGTTGGCGCAAGACCGATGCGCAGCTCCATCGCGCGCTTGATCCGCTGCTCAATGCGCCAGTGCCGCCGCGGCGCATTCCGGCAGCCATCCTGGCCGCTGCGCAGCAACCGCAGCCTGCGCGCGGCTTCGGCACGATGCGCGGTTGGAGTGTGCTGGCGCTCGGCGTGGCGTGTCTGATGATCGGTACCGGCGCGGGCTGGCTAGGCCGGGGTGCTTTGGACCACACTGTGCCGATGCAACGTTTCGCCAACGACGCGCTGGTATCGCACGTCGTCTACTCGCCCGAGTCGAAGCATATGGTGGAGGTGCCGGCCAACGAAGAGGCGCATCTCGTCACATGGCTGTCGCGGCGGTTGGATGCACAACTGCACATCCCCGACCTGACGCCGCTCGGTTATCGGCTGATTGGTGGGCGCCAGACCGTATCGGCGGATATGCCCACGGCCATGCTGATGTACGAAGGGCCGGACGGCACGCGCATCTCCGTGCAGTTGCGGCGCATGCCGAACAACCGCGATACCGGCTTCCGGCTGGAGACGCTGGCCCCAGACAACCGCGTGCTGCAAGCGATCCACCCGGCGGTCGATCACCCGCCGCCGATGGCGTTCTACTGGGCCGATCACGGGCTGGGGTTTGCCGTGTCTGGGCCGCTGGCGCGAGCGCAGTTGCTGGAAGTGGCGCAGGCGGTGTACCGGCAGTACAGCGAGTTCACGGGACCTGCGTCCAAGAAGGAATAG
- a CDS encoding RNA polymerase sigma factor produces MTDLAGRLIALTPRLRRHARGLVGDATRADDLVQDTLERAWRYRWRFQLRPRFGAASGESDGLFAWLLTIMHRLHLNAVRRPDQIDLTDTPPDIPVDEDPGLRRDLLRALASLPEDQRAVLLLVGLEQLAYKEAADVLGVPLGTVMSRLSRARERMRVALEGASTAPRSSGDGSTALHRVK; encoded by the coding sequence ATGACCGACCTTGCCGGCCGCCTGATCGCGCTGACACCGCGCTTGCGTCGTCACGCGCGTGGCCTGGTGGGTGACGCCACCCGCGCCGATGATCTCGTGCAGGACACGCTGGAACGCGCCTGGCGTTACCGCTGGCGTTTCCAGTTGCGCCCGAGGTTTGGTGCCGCGAGCGGCGAGAGCGACGGGCTGTTCGCGTGGCTGCTGACCATCATGCATCGCCTGCACCTGAACGCCGTGCGCCGGCCGGATCAAATTGACCTGACCGATACTCCACCCGACATCCCCGTCGACGAAGACCCCGGTCTGCGTCGTGATCTGCTGCGTGCGTTGGCCTCGCTGCCGGAAGACCAACGTGCCGTGCTGCTGCTCGTCGGACTGGAGCAGCTCGCCTACAAGGAAGCCGCCGACGTGCTCGGCGTGCCGCTGGGCACGGTGATGTCGCGGCTGTCGCGGGCGCGCGAGCGGATGCGTGTGGCGCTGGAAGGGGCGTCCACCGCGCCGAGGTCTTCCGGTGATGGCAGCACCGCGCTGCATCGAGTGAAGTGA